In Saprospiraceae bacterium, a genomic segment contains:
- a CDS encoding nuclear transport factor 2 family protein, which yields MKYSTLALFFVVIFLSACKNDQVLSTDHENQAIHKILDEWHLAASKADFDLYFSYMSDSSIFIGTDATENWNKQEFKAFSKPYFDRGKAWSFTAVDRNIYLSGAHELAWFDELLQTQMKICRGSGVMVKEGIHWKVKHYVLSMTIPNEHADTVVKIKTVAEDSLILKMTQNSK from the coding sequence ATGAAATATTCAACCCTTGCATTATTTTTTGTAGTCATTTTTCTTTCAGCTTGTAAAAATGACCAAGTATTAAGTACTGATCATGAAAATCAAGCTATTCATAAAATTTTAGACGAATGGCATCTTGCCGCGTCGAAGGCAGATTTTGATTTGTATTTCAGTTATATGTCAGATTCTTCCATTTTTATTGGTACGGATGCTACTGAGAATTGGAATAAGCAAGAATTTAAGGCTTTTTCAAAGCCTTATTTTGATAGAGGGAAGGCCTGGAGTTTTACAGCTGTAGATAGAAATATTTATTTGAGTGGAGCGCATGAATTGGCCTGGTTTGATGAATTGCTCCAGACTCAAATGAAAATATGCAGGGGATCTGGTGTGATGGTAAAAGAAGGAATACATTGGAAAGTGAAACATTATGTTTTGTCAATGACCATTCCAAATGAACATGCAGATACCGTTGTTAAAATAAAAACTGTTGCCGAGGATTCTCTAATTTTAAAAATGACACAAAATTCCAAATAA
- the ygiD gene encoding 4,5-DOPA dioxygenase extradiol, with translation MKRNEFLQTLAYLPITASLLPLNALGKLVENLDASPEMPVLFLGHGSPMNAIEENEFVKGFREIAKTLPKPKAILCISAHWETNGSFVTAMPKPRTIHDFGGFPKELYQQQYPAPGHPLLAKEINGLIAKTSVKLDTQWGLDHGAWTVIKHLYPKADVPVIQFSLDYTKDPLYHYELAQQLMPLRRKGVLIIGSGNIVHNLRLVAWDKLNKIDFAFEWALEAREKMNQYLKIGDHQKLIHYQKQGKAFELAIPTPEHYLPLLYTLGLQHKNEKLQVFNDKAVGGSLTMTSLKIGG, from the coding sequence ATGAAACGAAATGAATTTTTACAAACACTGGCTTATTTACCGATAACTGCAAGTCTGCTGCCTTTGAATGCACTTGGCAAATTGGTGGAAAATCTCGATGCAAGTCCGGAAATGCCGGTATTGTTTTTAGGTCATGGGAGTCCTATGAATGCCATCGAGGAAAATGAATTTGTAAAAGGATTTCGTGAAATTGCCAAAACTCTGCCAAAACCAAAAGCGATTCTGTGCATATCAGCACATTGGGAAACAAATGGAAGTTTTGTAACAGCCATGCCCAAGCCCAGGACGATCCATGATTTTGGAGGCTTTCCAAAAGAACTATACCAACAACAATATCCGGCACCTGGGCATCCATTACTTGCTAAAGAAATAAATGGTCTGATCGCAAAAACATCTGTTAAGCTGGATACGCAATGGGGTTTAGACCATGGTGCCTGGACCGTCATCAAACATTTGTATCCGAAAGCAGATGTACCTGTAATTCAATTCAGTCTGGATTATACCAAAGATCCTTTGTACCATTATGAACTCGCTCAACAATTGATGCCCCTGAGAAGAAAAGGTGTATTGATCATAGGTAGTGGAAACATCGTTCACAACCTCAGACTTGTTGCCTGGGATAAACTGAATAAGATTGATTTTGCATTTGAATGGGCACTAGAAGCGAGAGAAAAAATGAACCAATATCTTAAAATCGGTGACCACCAAAAACTGATCCATTATCAAAAACAAGGAAAAGCCTTTGAACTTGCTATACCGACCCCGGAACATTATTTACCCTTGCTTTACACTTTAGGCCTACAACACAAAAATGAAAAACTTCAGGTCTTTAACGATAAAGCTGTAGGTGGTTCATTGACGATGACATCATTAAAAATTGGTGGTTAA
- a CDS encoding PD40 domain-containing protein, whose amino-acid sequence MEKFKYSFILIFGFLSNSQSQSNSHVEFANERLHEFDNVRDFAISNDQDEVFFTIQSPMQEISQIAFMKLSAGKWTPPQLMEFSDVYADMEAFLSPDQTRLYFASNRPVSDTARNVKDYDIWYVERAHKQSPWSKPINLGRDVNTEFDEFYPTLASNNNLYFTSERKQGMGKDDIYFSKWNGFSYTTPQLMDSSINSSGYEFNAFISRNEDFIIYTKYNAAGGMGSGDLYISFRNSEGQWGVATNLGSSVNTKSMEYCPYYDEKNGILYFTSRRSQLAPKKFRDLDDFQKTIQHSENGYSKIYKLKEASKFIFLKP is encoded by the coding sequence ATGGAAAAATTTAAATATTCATTCATTTTAATTTTTGGGTTTTTGAGCAATAGCCAATCCCAAAGCAATAGTCACGTTGAATTCGCTAACGAGCGTTTGCATGAATTTGATAATGTGAGGGACTTCGCCATTTCGAATGATCAGGACGAAGTATTTTTCACCATCCAATCACCTATGCAGGAGATTTCCCAAATTGCATTTATGAAGTTAAGTGCGGGGAAGTGGACGCCTCCGCAGTTGATGGAATTTTCTGATGTTTATGCTGACATGGAAGCTTTTTTATCGCCGGATCAGACCAGATTGTATTTTGCATCCAACAGACCGGTGAGCGATACCGCAAGGAATGTTAAGGATTATGACATTTGGTACGTTGAGCGTGCCCATAAACAAAGTCCCTGGTCAAAGCCCATCAATTTAGGTCGAGATGTAAATACAGAATTCGATGAATTTTATCCTACATTGGCCTCTAACAATAATTTATATTTCACCTCAGAGAGAAAACAAGGTATGGGGAAGGATGATATTTATTTTAGCAAGTGGAATGGATTTTCATACACCACCCCTCAATTAATGGATAGCAGTATCAATAGCAGTGGTTATGAATTTAATGCGTTTATTTCAAGAAACGAAGATTTTATCATTTATACAAAATACAATGCTGCCGGAGGAATGGGTAGTGGCGATTTATACATTTCTTTCAGAAATTCTGAAGGCCAATGGGGTGTGGCAACTAATTTGGGTTCGTCTGTAAATACCAAATCGATGGAGTATTGTCCATATTACGATGAAAAAAACGGGATCTTATATTTTACAAGCCGGAGAAGCCAATTAGCACCTAAAAAGTTTAGGGACCTTGATGATTTTCAAAAAACAATTCAACATAGTGAAAATGGCTATAGTAAAATTTATAAATTGAAAGAAGCATCAAAATTTATTTTTTTGAAGCCATAA
- a CDS encoding T9SS type A sorting domain-containing protein, with product MNTVIKHNYTYAGTNMPRPSVNAFGLNHGVRNFILDSNYLTCQTRLGFNNTPIFDASVKGNKIMAGIPAVYGYYLWGFTQTDFPLNDYFPEKPKQGPEYFIIPNGFDPNRSHLVIYNWDSASTVNVDVSAANVSEGETFYLVNVLDCFSDTIKVVCPANKRIDVPMTGMSFIYPNASTQIPATPFPEFGVFILIKKSQKFVKNFEFIPESSEIRVIPNPSSGKIEINKLQNALALVLENNSGVPILSYSNIAEQLTIDLSPYPKGMYLLRIIYKHKTINKWVLLL from the coding sequence TTGAATACGGTCATTAAACATAATTATACTTATGCAGGAACGAATATGCCACGCCCGTCTGTGAACGCATTTGGATTGAACCATGGGGTTCGCAATTTTATTTTGGATAGCAACTACCTGACTTGTCAGACACGTTTGGGTTTTAATAATACGCCCATTTTTGATGCTTCTGTAAAAGGAAATAAAATTATGGCAGGAATACCCGCAGTTTATGGTTATTATTTATGGGGGTTTACCCAAACGGATTTTCCATTGAATGATTACTTTCCGGAGAAACCCAAGCAAGGGCCGGAATATTTTATTATCCCGAATGGATTTGACCCCAATCGAAGCCATTTGGTCATATACAACTGGGATAGCGCATCGACAGTGAATGTAGATGTAAGTGCAGCAAATGTGTCAGAAGGGGAGACTTTTTATCTTGTAAATGTTTTGGATTGTTTCAGCGATACGATTAAAGTTGTATGTCCGGCAAACAAAAGAATTGATGTGCCAATGACTGGAATGTCCTTTATTTATCCGAATGCTTCGACCCAAATTCCTGCCACCCCGTTTCCAGAATTTGGTGTGTTTATCCTTATTAAGAAATCTCAAAAGTTTGTAAAAAATTTTGAATTTATTCCGGAGTCATCAGAAATTAGGGTAATACCAAATCCTAGTTCCGGAAAAATAGAAATCAATAAGCTTCAAAATGCATTGGCCCTGGTTCTAGAAAATAATTCCGGAGTGCCCATTCTTAGTTATAGCAATATTGCAGAACAATTGACCATTGATTTGAGCCCATATCCGAAGGGGATGTATTTGTTAAGGATCATTTATAAGCACAAAACGATAAACAAATGGGTGCTGCTTCTTTAA
- a CDS encoding PhnA domain-containing protein, whose product MKLSQSLIDRSNGVCELCTLNDEVLQAFVVPTRTDDIDANVVVICDACFQQIQNKEAMDTNYFRFLTGSIWSEVSAVKVLSFNLLSRLKTEEWAQEAIDGAYLSEEELNWALSESESKANEVVHKDAYGIILNSGDSVFLTESLNVKGSSIMAAKGTKVAKIRLVPDNPDQIEGKIDGSTIVILTKFVRKGNS is encoded by the coding sequence ATGAAACTTTCCCAATCACTTATAGATCGAAGTAATGGAGTTTGTGAATTGTGTACTTTAAATGATGAAGTGCTCCAGGCCTTTGTAGTTCCAACCCGAACAGACGATATAGATGCAAATGTTGTGGTGATTTGCGATGCCTGTTTTCAACAGATCCAAAACAAAGAGGCAATGGATACCAATTACTTCCGATTTCTAACAGGAAGTATCTGGAGTGAAGTGAGCGCTGTAAAAGTGCTTTCTTTTAATTTGCTTTCCAGATTAAAAACGGAGGAATGGGCACAAGAAGCAATCGATGGAGCTTACCTCTCTGAAGAAGAATTAAACTGGGCCTTATCTGAAAGCGAATCGAAAGCAAATGAAGTAGTCCATAAGGATGCATATGGTATTATTTTAAACAGTGGTGATTCGGTTTTTCTTACAGAAAGTTTGAATGTAAAAGGTTCCAGTATTATGGCAGCCAAAGGCACGAAAGTGGCAAAAATCAGATTGGTGCCCGATAATCCGGATCAAATTGAAGGAAAGATTGATGGAAGTACCATCGTAATTCTGACAAAATTCGTTCGCAAAGGCAATTCATAA
- a CDS encoding T9SS C-terminal target domain-containing protein, whose protein sequence is MYSLKILAFFFILLNGAYFHSQTSPFNISIEPYKIEGLGGIQSYAFGQHDGKWLIVGGRLDGLHRRQPFASFDLAGHNNLIFIVDPVNRQKWSAPLTTLPRSIQEQLQATNMEFYQQNNYLYLIGGYGYSETLGDHTTFANLSAIDVPAVMEAIINGRDFATYIRQIKDSLFQVTGGRLEKIEDYFHLVGGQKFMGRYNPMGPTHGPGFIQEYTNQIRKFKLIDNGTIITINHLPGFTDAQNLHRRDYNLVPQMMPDGKFGLTAFSGVFQLQSDLPYLNCVNIDANSYAVNNNFTQYYNHYHCANIPIFSASKNEMHTIFFGGIAQYYDSSGILVQDNNVPFVKTIARVTRTSDGSMAEYKLPVELPELLGAGSEFIPLEHLSRYENGVLKLDELPDGTSHIGYIFGGINSTAANIFWVNDGSQSVASSQLLKVNLIKNPNTAIDELNKPSNGSLKLMVYPNPSNGILNLQFQIIKNTDIHISLWTLDGLKIDEFKSMNVEIGQHYVEKEYPDLMKQKAFLLKFETSYEKDARVILIE, encoded by the coding sequence ATGTATTCCTTGAAGATTTTGGCATTCTTTTTTATTCTTTTGAATGGAGCTTATTTCCATTCTCAAACTTCCCCCTTTAATATATCGATAGAACCTTATAAAATCGAAGGACTTGGGGGTATTCAATCATATGCTTTTGGGCAACACGATGGAAAATGGCTAATTGTGGGAGGCCGTTTGGATGGTTTACACAGAAGACAGCCATTTGCAAGTTTTGATTTGGCGGGCCATAATAATCTAATTTTTATTGTGGATCCGGTTAACAGACAAAAGTGGTCAGCACCTTTGACTACTCTTCCAAGAAGTATTCAGGAACAATTGCAAGCGACCAACATGGAATTCTACCAGCAGAACAATTATCTATATCTCATTGGAGGTTATGGATATAGTGAAACACTTGGAGATCATACGACTTTTGCAAATCTGTCGGCGATTGATGTTCCGGCAGTAATGGAGGCTATTATTAATGGACGCGATTTTGCGACATACATACGTCAGATAAAGGATAGTTTATTTCAGGTAACCGGCGGAAGATTGGAGAAAATTGAGGATTACTTTCATTTGGTGGGCGGACAAAAGTTTATGGGCAGGTATAATCCAATGGGTCCCACTCACGGTCCGGGTTTCATACAAGAATATACCAACCAGATCAGAAAATTTAAGCTCATTGATAATGGTACGATTATTACAATAAATCATTTACCTGGATTTACAGATGCACAGAATTTACATAGAAGAGATTACAATCTTGTGCCGCAGATGATGCCAGATGGAAAGTTTGGTTTGACAGCTTTTTCAGGAGTATTTCAGCTGCAGTCTGATTTACCATATTTAAATTGTGTAAATATCGATGCCAATTCCTATGCTGTAAATAATAATTTTACACAATACTACAATCACTATCATTGTGCAAACATTCCCATATTTTCTGCTTCGAAAAACGAAATGCATACGATATTTTTTGGTGGAATCGCTCAATATTACGATAGTTCAGGAATTTTAGTGCAAGATAATAATGTGCCCTTTGTTAAAACAATTGCCAGGGTAACACGGACATCTGATGGTTCGATGGCTGAATATAAGTTGCCTGTCGAACTTCCAGAGTTATTGGGAGCCGGAAGCGAATTTATTCCGCTTGAGCATTTATCGCGATATGAAAATGGTGTTTTAAAATTAGATGAATTGCCAGATGGCACTTCACACATAGGTTATATATTTGGGGGCATAAATAGTACTGCAGCAAATATTTTTTGGGTAAATGATGGATCACAAAGTGTCGCAAGCAGTCAGTTGTTGAAAGTAAATTTAATTAAGAATCCTAACACAGCCATTGATGAATTAAACAAGCCTTCTAATGGAAGTTTAAAACTTATGGTTTATCCTAATCCAAGCAATGGAATTCTGAATTTGCAATTTCAGATCATCAAAAACACAGATATCCATATCTCTTTATGGACTCTGGACGGATTAAAAATAGATGAGTTTAAAAGCATGAATGTGGAAATTGGCCAACACTATGTAGAAAAAGAATATCCTGATTTAATGAAACAAAAGGCTTTTCTATTAAAGTTTGAAACGAGTTATGAAAAGGATGCTAGAGTCATACTCATTGAGTAA
- a CDS encoding GNAT family N-acetyltransferase, producing the protein MLVTKRLRLRQFTYADAPFLIELLNSPGWLEFIGDKNVKTEKQAIQYLKNGPMKSYHENGFGLSLVESIDNKTFIGCCGMIKRDTHETPDIGFAFLPQFQGLGYAFEIASATMLYAQEQLHFTKISAITSLTNFRSIKLLEKMGFKYERAIHVSREEEEVLYYSN; encoded by the coding sequence ATACTTGTAACCAAACGTTTAAGACTCCGCCAATTCACTTATGCAGATGCTCCTTTTCTCATTGAGCTGCTCAACAGCCCCGGTTGGCTTGAATTCATAGGAGATAAAAATGTAAAGACTGAAAAGCAGGCTATTCAGTATTTGAAAAATGGTCCGATGAAAAGTTATCATGAAAATGGTTTCGGCTTATCGCTCGTTGAAAGTATTGATAACAAAACCTTCATTGGTTGTTGCGGAATGATTAAACGCGATACACACGAAACGCCTGACATTGGATTTGCCTTCCTTCCTCAATTTCAAGGCCTGGGTTATGCTTTTGAAATTGCAAGTGCTACGATGCTTTATGCGCAGGAGCAATTGCATTTTACGAAAATTTCAGCCATCACGAGTTTGACCAATTTTCGTTCCATTAAGCTCCTTGAGAAAATGGGATTCAAATATGAAAGGGCTATCCACGTGAGCAGAGAGGAAGAAGAAGTTTTGTATTATAGCAATTGA
- a CDS encoding DUF1572 family protein, whose translation MEISKMISKHLREVYFGGNWTCVNFKEVLNDVDWTQATRQVNDMNTIAVLMHHVSYYVTAQIEVLKGNPLNAKDADSFDHPPIHAQKDWDQMLDSIWRNVENLAQLIEVLPTSTLTQVFQNEKYGHYYRNLQGAIEHAHYHLGQIVLLKKLLKQ comes from the coding sequence ATGGAAATTTCTAAAATGATCTCAAAACATCTTCGCGAAGTATATTTTGGTGGTAATTGGACTTGCGTGAATTTTAAAGAAGTATTAAATGATGTGGACTGGACTCAAGCTACCAGGCAAGTAAATGATATGAATACGATAGCAGTCCTCATGCATCATGTAAGTTATTATGTGACAGCTCAAATAGAAGTGTTGAAAGGAAATCCTTTGAATGCAAAGGATGCAGACAGTTTTGACCATCCTCCAATCCATGCACAAAAGGATTGGGATCAAATGTTGGACTCCATTTGGAGAAATGTCGAAAACTTGGCTCAGTTGATTGAAGTATTGCCAACGTCAACTTTGACACAAGTTTTTCAGAACGAAAAGTATGGACATTATTATAGAAATTTACAGGGAGCCATCGAACATGCACATTATCATCTCGGGCAGATAGTCCTGCTTAAGAAATTATTGAAACAATAG
- a CDS encoding zf-TFIIB domain-containing protein yields MKCPSCNVNLMMTERSGVEIDYCPDCRGIWLDRGELDKLIERSGQFGQSSGPKEQYRPSDAQYEQKHYDSSHYEYKKKKKDSFLGDLFDF; encoded by the coding sequence ATGAAATGTCCAAGTTGTAATGTAAATCTCATGATGACCGAACGCAGCGGTGTTGAAATCGATTATTGTCCGGACTGCCGGGGTATTTGGTTGGACCGCGGAGAACTTGATAAACTCATCGAGCGCTCCGGCCAGTTTGGGCAAAGTTCTGGCCCTAAAGAGCAATATCGTCCTTCAGATGCTCAATACGAACAAAAACATTATGATAGCAGTCATTATGAATATAAAAAGAAAAAGAAAGATTCATTTTTAGGTGACTTGTTTGATTTTTAA
- a CDS encoding polyprenyl synthetase family protein, whose translation MANVSPEEEFLKLFEKFVQESSGKTSPSSLYEPVEYILSLGGKKIRPVALLLICRLLKGNEVSALNAAYGIELFHNFTLMHDDIMDASDFRRSQASVHKKFGLNAAILSGDVMLIDSIRFVRTSEEISGANHLTDLLLQTAKEVCEGQAMDMEFEMRAIVNMAEYLEMIRLKTAVLLAASFKLAALISQRPDLADALYELGIQAGIGFQLEDDWLDYYSENPAFGKQHAGDIRRGKKSGLILELAEQMDSIEKTEFLDAYQQEKEELKRIKIVEKYLLKFPIREKLKARFLNYKSKSFELIKQLNVSDGVRIQLSDFIHQILERKK comes from the coding sequence ATGGCAAATGTAAGTCCGGAGGAAGAGTTCCTCAAATTGTTTGAAAAATTTGTTCAGGAATCTTCCGGAAAAACGAGTCCTTCAAGTTTGTATGAACCCGTTGAATACATACTTTCATTAGGTGGTAAAAAGATACGACCGGTAGCACTATTGCTCATTTGCAGACTACTAAAGGGAAATGAAGTCTCCGCGCTCAACGCAGCTTATGGAATCGAACTTTTTCATAACTTCACTTTGATGCATGACGATATCATGGATGCATCTGATTTCAGGAGATCGCAAGCAAGCGTTCATAAAAAATTCGGATTGAATGCAGCGATATTATCCGGGGATGTCATGTTGATTGACTCCATTCGTTTTGTGAGAACTTCGGAAGAGATCAGCGGCGCGAATCATCTCACTGATCTTTTGTTGCAAACTGCTAAAGAAGTTTGTGAAGGACAGGCCATGGACATGGAATTTGAGATGCGGGCGATTGTCAATATGGCTGAGTACCTCGAAATGATCAGACTTAAAACAGCTGTCCTGCTTGCAGCAAGTTTTAAATTAGCCGCATTAATAAGCCAGCGCCCGGATTTGGCGGATGCATTATACGAACTGGGAATCCAGGCCGGGATCGGATTTCAATTGGAAGACGACTGGTTAGACTACTATTCTGAGAATCCTGCTTTTGGTAAACAACATGCCGGAGATATCCGAAGAGGTAAAAAATCGGGATTGATTCTTGAATTAGCAGAACAAATGGATTCGATTGAAAAAACAGAATTTCTCGACGCTTACCAGCAAGAAAAAGAAGAACTGAAGAGAATAAAAATCGTAGAAAAATATTTGCTGAAATTTCCAATACGCGAAAAATTAAAAGCGCGATTTCTGAACTATAAATCCAAATCATTCGAATTGATAAAACAATTGAATGTAAGTGATGGTGTCCGGATTCAACTTTCTGATTTTATACATCAGATTTTAGAGCGAAAAAAGTGA
- a CDS encoding DUF2238 domain-containing protein, translated as MRFTIAISQDRTPIRRNYWIWCFITLFGILWANTLIGTTDLHNWVLENTLTIAFILILIFTFQKFQFSDLSYLLIFLYLCLHVYGSKYTYAENPLGFCLQDYFHASRNHYDRIVHFSFGFLLAYPMREMFLVGLKYPKLVAWILPIELTLSISGLYELVE; from the coding sequence ATGCGTTTTACAATAGCTATTTCCCAAGATCGCACTCCGATTCGGAGAAATTATTGGATTTGGTGCTTTATAACTTTGTTTGGCATTCTTTGGGCGAATACCTTAATAGGCACAACGGATCTTCATAATTGGGTGCTGGAAAATACGCTCACGATAGCATTCATCCTTATCTTGATATTTACATTTCAAAAATTTCAATTTAGCGATCTGAGCTACTTGCTCATTTTTTTGTATTTGTGCCTGCACGTGTATGGATCAAAATATACCTACGCAGAAAATCCATTGGGGTTTTGCTTGCAGGATTATTTTCACGCTAGCCGCAATCATTACGACCGGATCGTTCATTTTAGTTTTGGATTTTTACTGGCTTATCCAATGCGGGAGATGTTTCTCGTTGGTTTAAAATATCCTAAACTCGTTGCATGGATATTGCCCATTGAATTGACTTTATCCATTAGTGGATTATATGAACTCGTCGAATGA
- a CDS encoding GNAT family N-acetyltransferase: protein MILETSRLRLRELNLEDSEFIIELLNTPGWLQFIGDKNVRTKDQAINYLEKGPLKSYYENGFGLSLVEKKADGVSIGTCGILKRDTLDKPDLGFAFLPEYTGMGYAYEVAKALLEYTYHELKQPEIYAITKTENHSSIKLLIKLNFEFEKMVNLNADAEELKLFKINLESLL, encoded by the coding sequence ATGATACTTGAAACTAGCCGACTTCGATTGCGGGAGCTCAATTTGGAAGACTCTGAATTTATAATTGAGTTATTAAATACGCCTGGATGGCTACAATTCATAGGTGATAAAAATGTGAGAACAAAGGACCAAGCGATAAATTATTTGGAGAAGGGCCCTCTAAAAAGTTATTATGAAAATGGATTTGGACTCAGTTTAGTTGAAAAGAAGGCGGATGGGGTTTCAATAGGCACTTGTGGAATTCTTAAACGCGATACCCTGGATAAACCTGATCTGGGTTTTGCTTTTTTGCCTGAATATACAGGAATGGGGTATGCTTATGAAGTTGCTAAGGCTTTGTTGGAATATACTTATCACGAACTCAAGCAACCGGAGATCTATGCCATTACGAAAACTGAAAATCATTCCTCCATAAAATTGCTTATTAAATTGAATTTTGAATTCGAGAAAATGGTTAATTTAAATGCTGATGCTGAAGAATTAAAACTCTTTAAAATTAATTTGGAATCGCTGTTATAA
- a CDS encoding DKNYY domain-containing protein has protein sequence MNTIFTTICLLIIIGLFIFFSCQPKSQSKSKTNNIGDFTIQGNKVYYKDTEISGMEANTFKLIDEYYARDANVILWYDTYRSSSDYFISKKIRTKIMQVASVDAFQSLGYGYAKDDTNLFLNGDKVYIKDLVSFRMLNDFVYADQYHVYLYDKIVDGIDGASFQLGDLHYASDATQHFLIRTDEFGKKHFSKIDCDYSSFEILEYPYAKDKVNVYYEGKKVKGLNSARFRLLGHGYLTDGEFIFYRNKPLSGADAASFHVFQENENFLGEQVVARDKNKIYIQDKPHADADVESFKILNENYNRDRKNVYFIDKRIKGADPESFEVLPHAIGETDARDSKYNYFEGKNMGVRQD, from the coding sequence ATGAATACTATTTTTACTACAATTTGCTTGCTTATTATTATTGGCTTATTTATATTTTTTAGTTGCCAACCGAAGAGCCAATCTAAATCCAAAACAAATAACATCGGAGATTTTACAATTCAAGGTAATAAGGTCTATTACAAGGATACAGAAATATCCGGAATGGAAGCGAATACTTTTAAGCTTATTGATGAATACTATGCCAGGGATGCTAATGTTATATTGTGGTATGATACCTACAGAAGCAGCAGTGATTATTTTATTTCAAAAAAAATAAGAACCAAAATCATGCAAGTGGCTTCAGTGGATGCCTTCCAATCACTTGGATATGGGTATGCAAAAGATGATACCAACTTATTTCTCAATGGGGATAAAGTTTACATTAAGGACCTGGTAAGTTTTCGCATGTTGAATGATTTCGTCTATGCCGATCAGTATCATGTGTACTTATATGACAAAATAGTAGATGGAATAGACGGGGCTAGTTTTCAGTTGGGAGACCTTCATTACGCTTCTGATGCGACCCAGCATTTTTTGATTCGAACAGACGAGTTTGGAAAGAAGCATTTTTCGAAAATAGATTGCGATTATTCAAGTTTTGAAATTTTAGAATATCCTTACGCCAAGGATAAAGTAAATGTATATTATGAAGGGAAAAAAGTAAAAGGCCTGAATTCCGCCCGGTTTAGACTATTGGGGCACGGATATTTGACAGACGGTGAATTCATATTTTATAGAAATAAACCATTGTCTGGTGCTGACGCTGCTTCCTTTCACGTATTTCAGGAGAATGAAAATTTTTTAGGAGAACAGGTCGTGGCGCGGGACAAAAACAAAATTTACATCCAAGACAAACCACATGCAGACGCAGATGTAGAATCTTTTAAAATTCTAAATGAAAATTACAATAGGGATCGTAAAAATGTTTATTTTATAGATAAAAGGATAAAGGGTGCAGACCCGGAAAGTTTTGAAGTCTTGCCTCATGCCATCGGAGAGACGGATGCGAGAGATTCCAAATATAATTATTTTGAAGGCAAGAATATGGGCGTTCGGCAGGATTAA
- a CDS encoding GNAT family N-acetyltransferase: MKIFVETERFILREIVPTDIEGLYELDSDPEVHRYLGNEPVTDKDKLSNVIQLIRQQYIDNGIGRWAVVHKKTEEFVGWSGLKLERNLINDHQNYYDLGYRIQRKYWGQGIASETAKATLNFGIEQLQLQEVFSIVHCDNLASQAVLNKLGFVKDGIFECDGEPHFWCQLNIENWLNK, from the coding sequence ATGAAAATATTTGTAGAGACCGAACGCTTTATTTTACGGGAAATAGTACCGACTGATATTGAAGGACTTTATGAGTTGGATTCAGATCCTGAAGTGCACCGCTATCTGGGTAATGAACCTGTAACAGACAAGGATAAATTGAGCAATGTAATTCAACTCATCAGACAACAATATATAGACAACGGGATAGGTCGGTGGGCCGTTGTGCATAAAAAAACAGAGGAGTTTGTAGGTTGGTCAGGTTTAAAATTGGAACGTAATCTGATTAATGATCACCAAAACTATTATGATCTAGGATATCGCATTCAGAGAAAGTATTGGGGGCAGGGCATTGCGAGTGAAACTGCTAAAGCAACTTTGAATTTTGGAATTGAGCAGCTTCAGCTTCAGGAAGTTTTTTCGATTGTGCATTGTGATAATTTAGCGTCACAAGCTGTATTGAATAAATTGGGCTTCGTAAAGGATGGAATTTTCGAATGCGATGGTGAACCACATTTTTGGTGCCAACTTAACATCGAAAATTGGCTTAACAAATGA